In Topomyia yanbarensis strain Yona2022 chromosome 2, ASM3024719v1, whole genome shotgun sequence, one DNA window encodes the following:
- the LOC131684255 gene encoding pancreatic triacylglycerol lipase-like — protein MNLVLYKLLILVVLCEAAIAADVITGTVYFTVFNRQEKNWVKLTDNNSDFEANGCSPKEPFAIIVHGWREGSYTEWITDMKSNMTTYRSGCVMFMSYANDNRNIDYFGELLPYFSYLANNLTDHLRRLESMGFDPAAGFIFGFSFGAQLAFEAGRRFGFKKLARIDACEPAGPGFDGDSDYSLLDPKQAAKGVQCIHTSSNLGTHRRSCQTNWNMGKCGKEQVAAGPFPKGSHGLCPFFYNSAFTHNFYAVPMPKGCTSSRYTGCWPRGYKMGYFSDMNSDIQGEFFSPTTKFYPYNDDTVLNEI, from the exons ATGAATCTTGTTCTATACAAACTATTGATCCTAGTCGTACTCTGTGAAGCTGCGATTGCCGCTGACGTGATTACTGGCACTGTTTACTTTACCGTGTTTAACCG GCAAGAAAAAAATTGGGTCAAACTAACCGACAACAACAGCGATTTCGAAGCAAATGGGTGCAGCCCCAAGGAACCGTTTGCCATTATAGTTCATGGTTGGCGCGAGGGGTCCTACACGGAGTGGATCACAGATATGAAGAGCAACATGACGACCTATCGGAGCGGGTGTGTCATGTTTATGAGTTACGCTAACGACAACCGAAACATAGACTATTTCGGTGAATTGCTGCCATACTTCAGCTACTTGGCTAATAATTTGACCGATCACCTGAGGAGACTGGAATCGATGGGATTTGATCCAGCAGCCGGATTCATTTTCGGCTTTAGCTTCGGAGCCCAACTTGCATTCGAGGCTGGGAGAAGATTCGGGTTTAAGAAACTTGCACGGATTGATG CATGTGAACCAGCGGGACCGGGATTCGACGGTGACAGCGATTATTCACTGTTGGATCCGAAACAGGCAGCGAAAGGGGTACAATGTATTCATACCAGTTCAAATCTTGGAACCCATCGGCGATCTTGTCAGACCAACTGGAATATGGGCAAGTGCGGAAAGGAGCAGGTGGCCGCAGGACCATTTCCGAAAGGCTCGCATGGATTGTGTCCATTTTTTTACAACAGTGCTTTCACTCACAACTTTTATGCAGTCCCGATGCCGAAGGGTTGTACTTCCAGCCGTTATACCGGATGCTGGCCACGTGGATATAAGATGGGCTATTTTAGCGATATGAACAG TGACATTCAAGGGGAGTTCTTTTCGCCGACTACAAAATTCTATCCGTACAACGATGACACTGTGCTGAATGAAATCTAA